One segment of Mycobacterium spongiae DNA contains the following:
- a CDS encoding alpha-E domain-containing protein encodes MLARNAEALYWIGRYVERADDTARILDVAVHQLLEDSSVDPDHASRLLLRVLGIEPPDHELDVWSLTDLVAFSANTEGGCSIVDAISAARENASSAREVTSSETWECINTTYHALPERERAAKRLGPHEFLSFVEGRAAMFAGLADSTLSRDDGYRFMVLGRAIERVDMTVRLLLSRVGDSASSPAWVTLLRSAGAHDTYLRTYRGVLDAGRVVEFMLLDRLFPRSVFYSLKLAEHNLEELLHNPHSRIGATTEAQRLLGQARSELEFVQPGVLLETLDGRLAGLQEICRDVGDALALQYFHAAPWVAWSDAAERGELVAGKEES; translated from the coding sequence ATGCTCGCCCGCAACGCCGAAGCGCTGTATTGGATCGGCCGCTACGTCGAGCGCGCCGACGACACGGCACGCATTCTGGATGTCGCCGTGCATCAACTGCTCGAGGATTCCAGCGTCGATCCCGACCACGCCTCGCGGCTGCTGCTGCGGGTGCTCGGCATCGAGCCCCCCGACCACGAGTTGGACGTCTGGTCACTGACCGATCTGGTCGCGTTCAGCGCGAACACCGAGGGCGGCTGTTCGATCGTGGATGCGATCTCGGCGGCGCGGGAAAACGCAAGTTCGGCAAGGGAAGTCACGTCCAGCGAGACGTGGGAGTGCATCAACACCACCTACCACGCGCTGCCCGAGCGCGAACGCGCCGCCAAACGCCTGGGGCCGCACGAATTTCTGTCTTTCGTCGAGGGACGCGCGGCGATGTTTGCGGGCCTGGCCGATTCCACGCTCTCGCGCGACGACGGATACCGGTTTATGGTGCTGGGCCGCGCGATTGAGCGGGTAGATATGACGGTACGGCTCTTGCTGTCGCGCGTGGGCGACAGCGCGTCGTCGCCCGCGTGGGTCACGCTGCTGCGCTCAGCGGGGGCCCACGATACTTACTTGCGCACCTACCGCGGCGTGCTGGACGCGGGCCGGGTGGTCGAGTTCATGTTGTTGGACCGGCTTTTTCCGCGCTCGGTCTTCTACTCCTTGAAGCTGGCCGAACACAACCTGGAGGAGCTCTTGCACAACCCCCACAGTCGGATTGGGGCCACCACCGAAGCGCAGCGGTTGCTGGGCCAGGCGCGCAGCGAGCTGGAATTCGTGCAGCCGGGTGTCCTGCTGGAGACGCTGGACGGCCGGTTGGCGGGTTTGCAGGAAATCTGTCGTGATGTCGGAGATGCGTTGGCGCTGCAGTACTTCCATGCGGCGCCCTGGGTCGCGTGGTCGGATGCCGCCGAGCGCGGCGAACTGGTCGCCGGAAAGGAGGAATCCTGA
- a CDS encoding type II toxin-antitoxin system PemK/MazF family toxin, translating into MVSARKSQWKTFQRFAENLVFNEAPKLVRQLQNPQDTLRNLQQAVKLTANIMASAVPAPPAEITAGRPVTNTSFPTAQRARKVVYAPDLDGRADPGEIVWTWVVYEDDPTRGKDRPVLVVGRDRRVLLGLMVSSQEHYATDPDWVGIGSGAWDYEGRDSWVRLDRVLDVPEESIRREGAILDRDIFDMVATRLRAEYSWR; encoded by the coding sequence ATGGTGTCCGCGCGGAAGTCGCAGTGGAAGACATTCCAGCGCTTCGCCGAGAACCTGGTGTTCAACGAGGCTCCGAAACTCGTCCGTCAACTCCAGAACCCGCAGGACACGCTGCGAAATCTGCAGCAGGCTGTGAAGCTCACCGCCAACATCATGGCCTCGGCCGTGCCGGCGCCGCCTGCCGAGATCACCGCCGGCCGCCCGGTGACCAACACCAGCTTCCCCACGGCACAGCGTGCCCGCAAAGTGGTCTATGCCCCGGATCTGGACGGCCGGGCCGATCCCGGAGAGATCGTGTGGACCTGGGTGGTATATGAGGACGACCCCACCCGAGGAAAGGATCGACCGGTCCTCGTCGTGGGCCGCGACCGCCGCGTCCTTTTGGGGTTGATGGTGTCCAGTCAGGAGCACTATGCGACCGACCCGGACTGGGTCGGGATCGGTTCTGGTGCTTGGGATTATGAGGGCAGGGACAGCTGGGTCCGCCTGGACCGGGTGCTTGACGTGCCCGAGGAGAGCATCCGCCGCGAGGGCGCGATTCTGGATCGCGACATCTTCGACATGGTGGCGACGAGATTGCGGGCCGAGTATTCCTGGCGCTGA
- a CDS encoding CBS domain-containing protein, whose product MRIADVLRNKGAAVVTINPDATVRELLAGLAEQNIGAMVVVGDEGVVGIVSERDVVRQLHSHGASVLSRPISKIMTAAVATCTKSDTVDKISVLMTQNRVRHVPVLDGKKLIGIVSIGDVVKTRMGELEAEQQQLQSYITQG is encoded by the coding sequence ATGCGCATCGCGGACGTCTTGCGAAACAAGGGGGCGGCGGTCGTGACGATCAACCCGGACGCCACCGTCCGGGAACTACTTGCCGGCCTTGCCGAGCAGAACATTGGCGCCATGGTTGTGGTGGGCGACGAGGGCGTCGTCGGCATTGTGTCGGAACGCGATGTCGTTCGCCAGCTGCATTCCCACGGCGCCAGCGTGCTGTCGCGGCCTATCTCCAAGATCATGACGGCCGCGGTTGCTACCTGCACAAAGTCCGACACGGTCGACAAGATCAGCGTGTTGATGACTCAAAACCGGGTCCGGCACGTCCCGGTGCTGGACGGGAAGAAGCTGATTGGCATCGTCAGCATCGGCGACGTGGTGAAAACGCGCATGGGAGAGCTCGAGGCCGAGCAGCAGCAGCTGCAGTCCTACATCACCCAGGGTTGA
- the holA gene encoding DNA polymerase III subunit delta has product MHLVLGDEELLVERAVAEVLRLARQRAAAGSSGSDTSDNPDVPVNRMRAGDVSAYELAELLSPSLFAEERVVVLEAAGEAGKDAAAMIASAAADIPAGTLLVVVHSGGGRAKALANELRSLGAVVHLCARITKFGERADFVRGEFRSLGATVDQETVTAMLDAVGSDVRELASACSQLVADTAGDVDAAAVRRYHSGKAEVKGFDIADKAVAGDVQGAAEALRWAMMRGEPRVVLADALAEAVHTIGRVGPLSGDPYRLASQLGMPPWRVQKAQKQARRWSRDTVATAMRLVAALNANVKGAAADADYALESAVRRVAELAADRS; this is encoded by the coding sequence CTGCACCTGGTGCTGGGCGACGAAGAACTGTTGGTCGAGCGCGCCGTGGCTGAGGTGCTGCGCTTGGCGCGGCAGCGGGCCGCGGCGGGATCCAGCGGCTCTGACACCTCGGACAATCCCGATGTCCCGGTCAACCGCATGCGGGCGGGTGACGTCAGTGCCTACGAGCTTGCCGAGTTACTGAGCCCATCGCTGTTCGCCGAGGAGCGCGTCGTCGTGCTGGAGGCGGCCGGCGAGGCGGGTAAGGACGCGGCCGCCATGATCGCTTCGGCCGCGGCCGACATCCCGGCTGGCACGCTGTTGGTGGTGGTCCACTCCGGCGGCGGGCGGGCTAAAGCGCTGGCCAACGAACTGCGGTCGCTGGGTGCGGTGGTGCATCTCTGCGCGCGCATCACCAAGTTCGGCGAGCGTGCCGACTTCGTTCGCGGGGAGTTTCGCTCGTTGGGGGCCACCGTCGACCAGGAGACGGTGACTGCGATGCTCGACGCCGTTGGCTCCGACGTCCGTGAACTCGCCTCCGCGTGTTCGCAGTTGGTTGCCGACACCGCTGGCGATGTCGATGCTGCCGCGGTCCGGCGTTATCACAGCGGCAAAGCCGAAGTGAAAGGCTTCGATATCGCGGACAAGGCCGTTGCCGGCGATGTTCAGGGAGCCGCGGAGGCGCTGCGGTGGGCGATGATGCGCGGTGAGCCGCGTGTGGTGTTGGCGGATGCGCTGGCCGAAGCCGTGCACACCATTGGCCGGGTGGGGCCGCTGTCCGGGGATCCGTACCGGCTCGCTTCCCAACTCGGAATGCCGCCGTGGCGGGTGCAGAAGGCCCAGAAACAGGCCCGGCGTTGGTCGCGCGACACGGTCGCGACCGCGATGAGGCTAGTCGCAGCGCTCAACGCCAACGTCAAGGGCGCCGCGGCAGACGCCGACTATGCGCTGGAGTCCGCAGTCCGAAGGGTCGCCGAGTTGGCGGCCGACCGGAGCTGA
- a CDS encoding PE family protein, whose translation MSYVAATPEAMLARAADLAGLGSTLQEANALAAARTTAVAAAGADEVSAAVAAVFGSYAQSYQSIGAQMTAFHEQFVQHLAASSSLYAGAEAANVQQGLLDVINAPTQALLGRPLIGNGADGGTVGGVGQNGGDGGLLWGSGGNGGDSTNAGVAGGSGGSAGLFGNGGNGGNGGDGVVGTSSGGAGGNAGNGGWLLGNGGIGGTGGAAGGEFDTFGGHGGIGGNAGLFGGIAGAGGNGGIGTGAGGGNDDGGGNGGMGGSAGLIGTGGAGGLGGESLNTNGGNGGEGGNGGRLWGIGGNGGNGGNGALTSGSGGDGGGVFGLFGSGGDGGHGGENVSASGTVTGVGGDGGHGALLVGFGGHGGNGGAGGDSISFGGWGGNGGDGGILFGIGGNGGTGGPSGFGGDGGTALLTGFGGHGGAGGVGNPTNTAGGLGGDGGRVFGIGNGGIGGTGGTGFGTGNGGVGGAGGDGGALFGSGGVGGHGGAGGTGGGNGGDGGNGGNAQLIGNGGNGGDGGPGDGGGVDGDGGLGGSGGSVFGQPGSPGA comes from the coding sequence ATGTCGTACGTAGCCGCAACGCCGGAGGCCATGCTGGCACGCGCCGCCGATTTGGCGGGCCTCGGTTCGACACTGCAGGAGGCCAACGCGCTCGCGGCCGCCCGGACAACTGCCGTGGCCGCGGCCGGGGCCGACGAGGTGTCCGCAGCCGTAGCGGCGGTGTTCGGGTCGTACGCCCAGAGCTATCAGAGTATCGGCGCCCAGATGACGGCGTTCCACGAGCAATTCGTGCAACACCTGGCCGCCAGTTCCAGCTTGTACGCCGGCGCCGAGGCCGCCAACGTTCAACAGGGCCTGCTCGATGTGATCAATGCGCCCACCCAGGCGCTGTTGGGGCGGCCACTGATCGGCAACGGCGCCGACGGGGGGACCGTCGGCGGGGTTGGGCAAAACGGTGGCGATGGCGGGCTATTGTGGGGCAGCGGCGGCAACGGTGGCGACAGCACCAACGCCGGAGTGGCTGGCGGAAGCGGCGGGTCCGCCGGCCTTTTCGGCAACGGCGGTAACGGCGGCAACGGCGGGGACGGCGTTGTCGGCACCTCCAGCGGCGGCGCCGGTGGCAACGCCGGCAACGGCGGGTGGCTGCTGGGCAATGGCGGGATTGGCGGTACTGGTGGCGCCGCCGGAGGCGAGTTCGACACCTTTGGAGGCCATGGCGGTATTGGTGGCAACGCCGGACTGTTCGGCGGCATCGCCGGAGCTGGCGGCAACGGTGGCATTGGGACGGGAGCTGGCGGTGGCAACGACGACGGCGGCGGCAATGGCGGCATGGGCGGCAGTGCCGGGCTGATCGGCACCGGTGGGGCAGGCGGTCTGGGCGGAGAGAGCCTGAACACGAATGGCGGCAACGGTGGCGAGGGCGGCAACGGCGGGCGCCTATGGGGCATTGGCGGCAACGGCGGCAACGGCGGCAACGGCGCCCTCACCAGCGGCAGCGGCGGCGATGGCGGCGGTGTCTTCGGGCTGTTCGGCAGCGGAGGTGACGGGGGACACGGCGGCGAAAATGTGAGCGCCTCTGGCACCGTTACCGGCGTCGGCGGTGACGGCGGCCACGGCGCGTTGCTGGTGGGCTTCGGTGGCCACGGCGGCAACGGCGGCGCCGGCGGCGATTCCATTAGTTTCGGCGGTTGGGGCGGCAACGGCGGTGACGGTGGCATCCTCTTCGGTATTGGCGGTAACGGTGGTACGGGCGGCCCCAGCGGCTTCGGGGGTGACGGCGGCACCGCGCTGCTCACCGGTTTCGGTGGTCACGGCGGCGCCGGCGGCGTCGGTAACCCCACCAACACCGCGGGTGGCTTGGGCGGTGACGGGGGCAGGGTCTTCGGCATCGGCAATGGCGGCATCGGCGGAACCGGCGGAACCGGCTTCGGAACCGGCAATGGTGGTGTCGGCGGGGCCGGTGGCGATGGTGGAGCCTTGTTCGGCAGCGGCGGCGTCGGCGGGCATGGGGGCGCCGGCGGTACTGGTGGCGGCAACGGTGGCGACGGCGGCAATGGTGGAAACGCCCAGCTGATCGGCAACGGCGGCAACGGCGGCGACGGCGGCCCCGGCGATGGCGGCGGCGTCGACGGTGACGGCGGGCTCGGGGGGTCGGGCGGGTCGGTATTCGGCCAGCCGGGAAGCCCGGGCGCCTAA
- a CDS encoding circularly permuted type 2 ATP-grasp protein, with protein sequence MSRVSLPNTRKETGRWSPTRPERIFDGYNTSDVYAMAFDEMFDRQGTIRGPYKGIYAELAPSDASELKARADALGRAFIDQGITFSLSGQERPFPLDLVPRVISAAEWSRLERGITQRVKALEWYLDDIYGDQEILHDGVIPRRLVTSCEHFHREAVGIVPPNGVRIHVAGIDLIRDDRGDFRVLEDNLRSPSGVSYVMENRRTMARVFPNLFATHRVRAVDDYASHLLRALRNSAATNEADPTVVVLTPGVYNSAYFEHSLLARQMGVELVEGRDLFCRDNQVYMRTTEGERQVDVIYRRIDDAFLDPLHFRADSVLGVAGLVNAARAGNVVVSSAIGNGVGDDKLVYTYVPTMIEYYLQEKPLLANVETLRCWLDDEREEVLDRIRELVVKPVEGSGGYGIVFGPEASAEELDAVSKKIRDDPRSWIAQPMMELSTVPTRIAGTLSPRYVDLRPFAVNDGEDVWVLPGGLTRVAQVEGSRVVNSSQGGGSKDTWVLAPRASAAARELGAAQVVRSLPPPVPDPAPDPYEQRPTHNQPLDEQQQQQQQQRAMD encoded by the coding sequence ATGTCAAGGGTGAGCCTGCCAAACACGCGCAAGGAGACCGGGCGGTGGTCGCCGACGCGTCCGGAACGCATCTTCGACGGCTACAACACGTCGGATGTCTACGCCATGGCCTTCGACGAGATGTTCGATCGGCAGGGCACCATCCGCGGCCCCTACAAGGGCATTTACGCCGAGTTGGCCCCTTCGGACGCGTCAGAGCTCAAGGCCAGGGCCGACGCACTGGGACGCGCCTTCATTGACCAGGGCATCACGTTTTCGCTGTCGGGCCAGGAACGGCCATTCCCCCTGGATCTGGTGCCGCGGGTGATATCGGCCGCCGAGTGGTCCCGATTGGAGCGCGGGATCACCCAACGCGTCAAGGCCCTGGAGTGGTATCTCGACGACATTTACGGCGATCAAGAGATCCTGCACGACGGCGTCATCCCGCGCCGGCTGGTGACGTCGTGTGAACACTTTCACCGCGAGGCGGTGGGGATCGTTCCGCCCAACGGCGTGCGAATTCACGTTGCCGGAATCGACTTGATCCGCGACGATCGCGGCGACTTCCGCGTGCTGGAGGACAACCTGCGCTCACCCTCGGGGGTGTCGTACGTGATGGAGAACCGGCGCACCATGGCGCGGGTATTTCCGAATCTGTTCGCCACGCATCGGGTGCGTGCGGTCGACGACTATGCGTCGCACCTGCTGCGGGCGCTGCGCAACTCGGCTGCCACCAACGAGGCCGATCCCACGGTCGTGGTTCTGACCCCCGGGGTGTACAACTCGGCGTACTTCGAGCATTCACTGCTGGCTCGGCAGATGGGCGTCGAGCTGGTCGAGGGTCGCGACCTGTTCTGTCGGGACAACCAGGTGTACATGCGCACCACCGAGGGTGAGCGGCAGGTGGATGTCATCTATCGACGCATCGATGATGCGTTCCTTGACCCGCTGCATTTCCGCGCCGATTCGGTGCTCGGGGTGGCCGGCCTGGTCAACGCCGCGCGCGCGGGCAACGTCGTTGTCTCCAGCGCAATCGGCAATGGCGTCGGCGACGACAAACTCGTCTACACCTATGTGCCGACGATGATCGAGTACTACCTGCAGGAAAAACCCCTGCTGGCCAACGTGGAGACCCTGCGGTGCTGGCTGGACGACGAACGCGAAGAGGTGCTGGACCGGATCCGCGAATTGGTCGTCAAACCCGTCGAGGGATCGGGCGGATACGGGATCGTCTTCGGCCCGGAGGCCAGCGCGGAAGAACTGGACGCGGTCAGCAAGAAGATCCGCGACGACCCGCGGAGCTGGATCGCGCAGCCGATGATGGAGCTGTCGACGGTGCCGACGCGGATAGCGGGCACGTTGTCGCCCCGCTACGTCGACCTGCGGCCATTCGCGGTCAACGACGGTGAGGACGTGTGGGTGTTGCCGGGCGGGCTGACCCGCGTGGCCCAGGTCGAGGGTTCGCGGGTGGTCAACTCGAGCCAAGGCGGCGGCTCCAAGGACACCTGGGTGCTGGCGCCGCGCGCTTCGGCGGCGGCACGCGAGCTGGGCGCCGCGCAAGTGGTGCGGTCATTGCCGCCGCCCGTGCCCGACCCGGCACCCGACCCGTACGAACAGCGACCAACCCACAATCAGCCGCTGGACGAACAACAACAGCAGCAGCAACAGCAGCGGGCGATGGACTGA
- a CDS encoding ComEC/Rec2 family competence protein — protein sequence MRLVPAALTGWIVTAVATVWPVGAALAACGGVLAAASSLLWWGAAYGPARSARQAAIGASLVAVGLVGAGYGVAIALRTDAIAGHPITAAFGTSARVTVTPSENAVALRSGRLMFRATLQRLHGDEISGRVVVFARASEFRGLMVGQPMRFRARIRRPTRHDLTVAVLNATGQPTAGRAGLVYRAAQTVRTRFAATVREALPADQARMLPALVLGDTSELTAATNREFRAAGMTHLTAVSGANVTIVCGAVLVLARLIGPRAAVGCAAVVLGAFVIVVQPTASVLRAAVMGAIGLVGILSSRRRQAIPALSASVLVLTALAPHLAVDVGFALSVVATGALILVAPVWSRRLVARGVPTPLADALAVAAAAQVVTAPLVTAISGRVSVVAVAANLVTAVVIAPVTVLGSAAAVLALAWPAGAQLLIRFTGPEVWWVLHVAHWAAAVPAATVPVAPGLPGVVVVGGTTLLVAALWRWRWFRAAWAAVSAVAVFCLLAWSLSGLVGSS from the coding sequence GTGCGCCTCGTTCCGGCCGCATTGACCGGCTGGATTGTTACCGCTGTCGCAACCGTGTGGCCCGTTGGCGCAGCACTTGCCGCATGCGGTGGCGTTCTGGCCGCCGCGTCGAGTCTGTTGTGGTGGGGTGCGGCGTATGGGCCGGCCCGATCTGCGCGGCAGGCCGCCATTGGCGCCAGTCTCGTGGCGGTCGGCCTGGTCGGCGCCGGCTACGGGGTCGCGATCGCGTTGCGTACCGACGCCATCGCGGGCCACCCGATCACCGCGGCATTTGGAACCTCAGCCCGGGTGACGGTCACTCCAAGCGAAAACGCCGTCGCGTTGCGCAGTGGCCGCCTCATGTTTCGCGCGACCCTGCAGCGGTTGCATGGCGACGAGATATCAGGCCGCGTCGTGGTTTTCGCGCGGGCTTCGGAATTCCGCGGGCTGATGGTGGGACAACCGATGCGATTTCGCGCGCGCATCAGGCGCCCGACCCGTCATGACTTGACCGTCGCGGTACTTAACGCGACGGGTCAACCGACAGCGGGCCGTGCGGGCCTGGTGTACCGGGCCGCGCAGACCGTTCGCACTCGGTTCGCGGCAACGGTTCGCGAAGCGCTGCCCGCCGATCAGGCCAGGATGCTGCCCGCTCTGGTGCTCGGTGATACCTCGGAACTCACCGCCGCAACGAACCGCGAGTTCCGTGCGGCAGGGATGACGCACTTGACCGCGGTTTCCGGGGCCAACGTCACGATCGTGTGTGGGGCGGTCCTCGTCTTGGCTCGGCTGATCGGCCCCCGCGCGGCCGTGGGATGTGCGGCCGTCGTGTTGGGGGCGTTCGTGATCGTGGTGCAGCCGACGGCCAGCGTGCTGCGGGCAGCGGTCATGGGCGCCATAGGCCTGGTGGGGATCCTGTCGTCCCGCCGGCGCCAGGCGATTCCGGCGTTGTCGGCCAGCGTGCTGGTGCTAACAGCCCTCGCTCCGCACCTGGCCGTCGACGTCGGCTTTGCCTTGTCGGTGGTGGCGACCGGCGCACTGATCCTCGTCGCGCCGGTCTGGTCGCGACGTCTGGTCGCCCGCGGCGTGCCCACACCGTTGGCGGATGCCCTGGCTGTCGCGGCGGCTGCGCAGGTGGTGACGGCTCCCTTGGTCACCGCGATCTCCGGCAGGGTCAGTGTGGTGGCCGTAGCGGCCAATCTCGTTACCGCGGTGGTGATTGCGCCGGTAACTGTTCTGGGTAGCGCGGCGGCCGTCTTGGCTCTCGCGTGGCCAGCCGGTGCGCAGCTGCTGATCCGTTTCACCGGGCCCGAAGTGTGGTGGGTGCTGCACGTGGCGCACTGGGCCGCCGCTGTGCCCGCGGCGACCGTTCCGGTCGCGCCTGGGCTGCCCGGCGTGGTGGTCGTGGGTGGGACCACGCTGCTCGTTGCCGCGCTGTGGCGCTGGCGGTGGTTTCGTGCGGCATGGGCCGCGGTGTCCGCCGTCGCCGTGTTCTGCCTGCTGGCCTGGTCGCTATCAGGACTCGTTGGGTCGTCATGA
- the rpsT gene encoding 30S ribosomal protein S20: MANIKSQQKRNRTNERARLRNKSVKSSLRTAVRAFREAAEDGDKEKATELLVATNRKLDRAASKGVIHKNQAANKKSALAKSLNAL; the protein is encoded by the coding sequence GTGGCCAACATAAAGTCGCAGCAGAAGCGCAACCGCACCAACGAGCGCGCCCGCCTGCGCAACAAGTCGGTGAAGTCCTCACTTCGCACGGCTGTTCGCGCATTCCGCGAGGCTGCTGAAGACGGTGACAAGGAAAAGGCCACCGAGCTGCTGGTGGCAACGAACCGCAAGCTCGACCGGGCCGCGAGCAAGGGAGTCATCCACAAGAACCAGGCCGCCAACAAGAAGTCGGCGCTGGCGAAGTCCCTCAACGCGCTCTGA
- a CDS encoding transglutaminase family protein, whose product MWRTRVVHSTGYAYKSPVTASYNEVRLTPRSGVRQNLIVNRVETIPATRSYRYVDYWGTAVTAFDLHAPHTELTVTSLSVVETECSESPVAKATWDELQSAAVIDRFDEVLRPTARTPTSERVAAVGKRIMAVHEPREAVVAAARWARSELDYIAGTTGVHSSGLDALEKGRGVCQDFAHLSLILLRSMGIPCRYVSGYLHPKRNAVVGKTIDGRSHAWIQAWTGDWWQYDPTNDTEITEQYISVGVGRDYADVSPLKGIYSGEGATDLDVVVEVTRLA is encoded by the coding sequence ATGTGGCGCACGCGGGTGGTACACAGCACCGGATATGCCTACAAGTCGCCAGTGACCGCTTCCTATAACGAAGTAAGGCTGACACCACGATCCGGCGTGCGGCAGAACCTGATCGTCAACCGGGTCGAAACCATCCCGGCCACCCGGTCCTACCGGTACGTCGACTATTGGGGCACTGCGGTGACGGCGTTTGACCTGCATGCGCCGCATACCGAACTGACCGTGACGTCCCTGTCGGTCGTTGAGACGGAGTGCTCGGAGTCGCCAGTGGCCAAAGCGACCTGGGACGAACTGCAATCGGCGGCCGTGATCGATCGGTTCGATGAAGTGCTGCGCCCGACTGCGCGCACCCCCACGAGCGAGCGCGTCGCGGCTGTGGGTAAGCGCATCATGGCGGTGCACGAGCCCCGAGAGGCGGTCGTCGCCGCAGCCCGATGGGCGCGCAGCGAGTTGGACTACATTGCGGGCACGACCGGAGTGCACTCGTCTGGGCTGGACGCGTTGGAAAAGGGTAGGGGAGTCTGCCAGGACTTCGCGCATCTGTCCCTGATCTTGTTGCGCAGCATGGGGATTCCCTGTCGCTATGTGTCCGGTTACTTGCACCCCAAACGCAACGCCGTTGTCGGAAAGACGATCGACGGCCGCAGCCACGCCTGGATACAGGCCTGGACTGGTGATTGGTGGCAGTACGACCCCACCAACGACACCGAAATCACCGAGCAATACATCAGCGTGGGGGTGGGCCGAGACTACGCGGACGTTTCCCCGCTGAAAGGCATCTATTCCGGAGAGGGAGCCACCGATCTTGACGTGGTCGTCGAAGTGACGCGCCTGGCCTAG
- a CDS encoding Rv2407 family type 3 sulfatase has protein sequence MPEITLLGTGSPIPDPNRAGPSTLVRADGQVFLVDCGRGVLQRAAAVGVGAGGLSALLLTHLHSDHIAELGDVLITRWVTNFAPDPEPLPIIGPPGTAEVVEATLKAFGHDIGYRIAHHDDLTAPPPQDVRECTEGTVWHRDGVTIRVAPTDHRPVAPTIGFRIESGGASVVLAGDTVPCDSLDELAAGADALVHTVIRKDIVTHSPQQRIKDICDYHSSVQEAAATANRAGVATLVMTHYVPAIVPGQEEQWRALAATEFGGHIELGDDLHRVEVHARH, from the coding sequence ATGCCCGAGATCACGTTGTTGGGAACCGGAAGCCCCATCCCCGACCCGAACCGCGCCGGACCGTCCACCCTGGTGCGAGCCGACGGACAGGTGTTCTTGGTGGACTGCGGGCGTGGCGTCCTGCAACGGGCAGCTGCCGTCGGCGTGGGTGCGGGCGGATTGTCGGCCCTGCTGCTCACCCACCTGCACAGCGACCACATCGCCGAACTCGGCGACGTGCTCATCACCAGGTGGGTGACCAACTTCGCACCCGATCCCGAACCACTGCCGATCATTGGTCCGCCGGGAACCGCTGAGGTGGTCGAGGCGACGCTCAAGGCGTTTGGCCACGACATCGGCTACCGGATCGCCCACCACGACGATCTGACCGCGCCACCGCCGCAGGACGTCCGCGAATGTACCGAGGGCACGGTGTGGCATCGCGACGGTGTGACGATCCGAGTAGCCCCCACCGATCACCGACCGGTCGCACCGACCATCGGGTTTCGGATCGAATCCGGCGGCGCCTCCGTCGTGTTGGCCGGCGACACCGTTCCGTGCGACAGCCTCGACGAGCTGGCCGCCGGAGCCGACGCGCTGGTCCACACGGTGATCCGCAAGGACATCGTCACTCACAGCCCGCAACAGCGGATCAAAGACATCTGCGACTACCACTCGTCGGTACAAGAAGCAGCGGCGACGGCGAACCGCGCCGGGGTGGCAACACTGGTGATGACGCACTATGTACCGGCCATCGTGCCGGGGCAAGAGGAACAATGGCGGGCATTGGCGGCAACCGAGTTCGGTGGGCACATTGAGCTCGGCGATGACCTACACCGGGTCGAGGTGCACGCGCGGCACTAG